A genomic region of Leptolyngbya sp. NIES-2104 contains the following coding sequences:
- a CDS encoding nucleoside-diphosphate sugar epimerase/dehydratase, with translation MPLKTIKAVLALPRRLRRYLLFAIDSAIFLIATCVAVNLRFEELPFLEQIQHYQDALVLVIPVKFCTFYFLGMYRPLLRHTGAEVLWLAFKSVTLSEAVLVAISWLVSAPVLPRSVQIISALITWIGVVGIRFSVRQFLVLVDTAPKLTQKLPRRVPIPDELKPQRIIVYGAGSAGFQLSQALLRESAYEVVAFIDDNPEIHGRMLDRIPIYSPVMLRALIDQHQVTMILLAVPSAKPHEKRHILRTLKGLPVKVKTVPSVREIVAERVSIGQIRNVDISDLLGREEVLPDPSLLRVNITDKCVLVTGAGGSIGSELCRQIAQQNPKLLVLYELNEFALYSIDAELAETYPDIPRKAHLGSVTDGDRLAEVFQRYEVETVYHAAAYKHVPLVEGNAAQGIINNAYGTMVTAQTADRCGVDTFVLISTDKAVRPTNVMGATKRIAELVLQALAAKPETHTRFVMVRFGNVLNSNGSVVPRFKQQIAAGKPITLTHPEMTRYFMSIPEASRLVIQAGAMGEGGDVFLLDMGEPVRIYDLAVQMIELSGLVPGEDIEIEITGLRPGEKLYEELLIGGDAMPTNHPKIFAAREAMMPWEKLEPLLDQLFVTAYQKNPVKLRSLLKTLVPEYAPAVKSASSVVHPHN, from the coding sequence GTGCCCCTGAAAACGATCAAAGCTGTTTTGGCTTTACCGAGACGATTGCGACGCTATCTATTATTCGCGATCGATAGCGCCATTTTTCTGATTGCTACCTGTGTCGCTGTCAATCTCCGATTTGAAGAACTGCCGTTCTTAGAACAGATCCAGCATTATCAAGATGCACTTGTTCTCGTAATCCCAGTGAAATTTTGCACCTTTTATTTTCTGGGAATGTATCGTCCTCTACTGCGGCATACCGGGGCGGAGGTGTTGTGGTTAGCGTTCAAGTCGGTGACCTTAAGCGAGGCGGTTTTGGTGGCGATTAGCTGGCTCGTGAGTGCGCCCGTTCTGCCCCGATCGGTGCAGATTATCTCCGCTCTCATTACCTGGATTGGTGTCGTTGGCATTCGATTTTCAGTGCGGCAATTTCTCGTTCTGGTCGATACTGCACCGAAACTCACGCAAAAACTTCCCCGCCGCGTTCCGATTCCCGATGAGTTGAAACCCCAGCGAATTATTGTCTATGGGGCGGGATCAGCGGGGTTTCAGCTTTCACAGGCGTTGTTGCGCGAATCGGCGTATGAAGTCGTAGCTTTTATCGATGACAATCCTGAGATTCATGGACGAATGCTCGATCGCATTCCGATCTATAGTCCCGTGATGCTGAGAGCCTTGATTGATCAGCATCAAGTCACGATGATTCTCTTAGCGGTTCCATCGGCAAAACCGCATGAAAAACGCCATATTCTCCGGACGCTGAAAGGATTGCCAGTCAAAGTCAAAACTGTGCCATCGGTGCGCGAAATCGTAGCAGAACGAGTGTCGATCGGGCAAATTCGCAATGTCGATATTTCTGACTTGCTAGGGCGCGAGGAAGTGCTGCCTGATCCAAGTTTGCTGCGCGTGAATATTACGGATAAGTGCGTTTTGGTTACGGGTGCGGGTGGCTCGATCGGATCAGAACTCTGTCGCCAGATCGCTCAGCAGAATCCGAAATTATTGGTGCTGTATGAGTTGAACGAATTTGCGTTGTACTCGATCGATGCAGAACTAGCGGAAACCTATCCAGACATTCCCCGCAAAGCTCATTTGGGATCGGTGACGGATGGCGATCGACTAGCTGAAGTGTTTCAGAGATACGAAGTCGAAACGGTTTATCATGCGGCGGCTTACAAACATGTTCCACTCGTCGAGGGCAATGCGGCTCAGGGCATCATTAACAATGCGTATGGCACAATGGTCACGGCGCAGACTGCCGATCGCTGTGGAGTCGATACCTTTGTTTTGATTTCGACAGATAAAGCCGTTCGTCCGACGAATGTGATGGGCGCAACTAAGCGAATTGCAGAACTGGTGTTACAAGCCTTGGCTGCCAAACCAGAGACGCATACGCGATTTGTGATGGTTCGGTTTGGTAATGTGTTAAACAGCAATGGTTCTGTCGTGCCTCGATTCAAACAGCAGATCGCAGCCGGAAAGCCGATTACGTTGACGCATCCAGAGATGACCCGCTACTTTATGTCGATTCCAGAAGCTTCACGCTTGGTGATTCAAGCGGGAGCAATGGGAGAGGGCGGCGATGTGTTTCTGTTAGACATGGGCGAACCTGTTCGCATCTATGATTTAGCCGTGCAGATGATCGAACTGAGTGGACTGGTTCCGGGTGAAGACATTGAAATTGAGATCACAGGGCTGCGACCGGGTGAGAAGCTGTATGAGGAACTGCTGATTGGTGGGGATGCGATGCCGACCAATCATCCGAAGATTTTTGCAGCACGAGAAGCGATGATGCCTTGGGAAAAGCTAGAACCATTGTTAGATCAGCTTTTTGTGACGGCATATCAGAAGAATCCAGTGAAACTACGATCGCTGCTCAAAACCCTAGTTCCTGAGTACGCGCCCGCTGTGAAATCTGCTTCTTCGGTGGTGCATCCTCACAATTGA